A region of the Betaproteobacteria bacterium genome:
CGCGCGTGGTGAGCGTGATGTCGAGCAGTCTGGCGGCTTTTACGGCGTCGTCGAAAAACAGCTCATAGAAATCGCCCATGCGATACAGCACCAGTGTGTCCGGATACTCCGACTTGATACGCAGATACTGCTGCATCATCGGCGTGTGCTGGCTGAAGGCCTTGTCGTTCATGTTCGCGTCAATGCCACAGGAAGCACGACAGGCGACGGAGGTGCAACGCCGACTGCCATGATGCATCGCGTCGCATCCACGCTCCCTCAGGCTTTGTAATGCGCCTGCACGATCTGCAGCAGGGCAGGAAATACCTTCGGTGTTGCCGTCACGATGTTGCCGTTTTCCAGAAACATGTCATCACCGGCAAAACTGGTCACGAGGCCGCCGGCTTCCTTGATCATCAAGGCGCCTGCCGCCACGTCCCAGGGGCTTAGACCCCTTTCCCAGAAGCCGTCATAACGGCCACACGCGACATAGGCGAGATCAAGTGCTGCAGAACCCGGGCGGCGAATGCCGGCGCATTTCGGCGTGAGTTCCTTGAACAAGCCCAGATACTGGTCAATGCTCGTGAATTCCTTGAACGGGAAACCGGTGCCGAGCAAGGAATCTTTCAAATTCAGTGTCTTTGAAACCCGAATGCGCCGGTCGTTAAGGAACGCACCGCCGCCGCGCGAGGCGGTAAACAGTTCATTGCGTGTCGGGTCGTAAATGACGCCGTGGCTCAACACGCCCTTTACCGCTAGCGCGATGGATACACAATATTGAGGAAATCCATGCAAAAAATTGGTGGTGCCGTCGAGGGGGTCAATGATCCATTGATATTCCGACGCGGTTTCCGTGAGACCGGATTCCTCGGCCAGGATGCTATGCTGTGGATAGGCTTCGCGCAAAACTTCGATGATCGCCGCTTCGGCGATCCGGTCGACTTCTGACACGAAATCGTTTTGGGATTTCAGCTCGACTGTCAGTTTATCGAGGTCGTTGGACGC
Encoded here:
- a CDS encoding inositol monophosphatase, with the translated sequence MHPMLNIAVKAARRAGSLITRASNDLDKLTVELKSQNDFVSEVDRIAEAAIIEVLREAYPQHSILAEESGLTETASEYQWIIDPLDGTTNFLHGFPQYCVSIALAVKGVLSHGVIYDPTRNELFTASRGGGAFLNDRRIRVSKTLNLKDSLLGTGFPFKEFTSIDQYLGLFKELTPKCAGIRRPGSAALDLAYVACGRYDGFWERGLSPWDVAAGALMIKEAGGLVTSFAGDDMFLENGNIVTATPKVFPALLQIVQAHYKA